A stretch of Carya illinoinensis cultivar Pawnee chromosome 14, C.illinoinensisPawnee_v1, whole genome shotgun sequence DNA encodes these proteins:
- the LOC122293235 gene encoding protein LIGHT-DEPENDENT SHORT HYPOCOTYLS 6-like → MDSASGAGASDPNSGEGPSATGSAPAAEGSSPLPPSRYESQKRRDWNTFLQYLKNHKPPLALSRCSGAHVIEFLKYLDQFGKTKVHISGCPYFGHPNPPSPCACPLKQAWGSLDALIGRLRAAFEENGGRPDSNPFGARPVRIYLREVREGQAKARGIPYEKKKRKRHTVTATTSVVAASAAQENVPAKAIQGGDAGGSGEGSGSGVAQTTTTTTTTTV, encoded by the coding sequence atggattcagctTCAGGTGCTGGTGCATCCGACCCGAATAGCGGAGAGGGTCCATCCGCAACAGGTTCGGCCCCAGCTGCGGAGGGTTCATCGCCCTTGCCACCAAGTCGGTACGAGTCACAGAAGCGGCGAGACTGGAATACCTTTTTGCAGTACCTGAAGAACCACAAGCCACCGTTAGCTCTATCCCGGTGCAGTGGCGCGCACGTGATCGAGTTCTTGAAGTACTTGGACCAGTTTGGGAAGACGAAGGTGCACATCTCCGGTTGCCCCTACTTCGGGCACCCGAACCCTCCGTCCCCCTGTGCTTGCCCGCTAAAGCAAGCGTGGGGGAGCCTGGACGCGCTGATCGGACGCCTGAGAGCAGCTTTCGAGGAGAACGGCGGACGGCCGGACTCGAACCCGTTCGGAGCGAGGCCGGTGAGGATTTACTTGAGGGAGGTGAGGGAAGGGCAGGCGAAAGCCAGAGGGATTCCTTATGAAAAGAAGAAGCGGAAACGACACACGGTCACGGCAACCACATCAGTGGTGGCAGCTTCTGCGGCGCAGGAAAATGTGCCAGCCAAGGCGATTCAAGGAGGTGATGCTGGGGGTTCTGGTGAGGGAAGTGGAAGTGGTGTTGCTCAAacgaccaccaccaccaccaccaccaccgtaTAG